Proteins from a genomic interval of Coregonus clupeaformis isolate EN_2021a unplaced genomic scaffold, ASM2061545v1 scaf1089, whole genome shotgun sequence:
- the nod2 gene encoding nucleotide-binding oligomerization domain-containing protein 2, which yields MSARQLVLRQRAELLHALCCGGSSEGLDSVLDILLSWGMLFWEDYQNVRVPGRALCANTRELLDLVYTKGDEACRLLLAAFKQVLPEAQRAGLSFGNGCTADLDDTREDTKELHGTAIQTLQTDRPGLVRKLRDRIEGALEVLLDTGSFTPSDCDEVQLPVYTPSQQARRLLDQVRSKGELAAKVLLQYFQQTEDHPSPSNQEAHLCAAAECLSYQKKLRSTVSAQSHFLSTYGGTSSLSLEDIYTEGQLELAQGGSEAQPQTGALGLEDVVGLVGTLNQEADTVLVSGEAGSGKSTLLQRLHLLWARGEALHDFFLLFPFSCRRLSSEQRELSLRELLFLHCCWPDGDQDRIFQFIQDHPHLILFTFDGLDELKQSFSDSEQRHCCPTQCAPIPTLLFNLLQGSLMKGVRKVVTSRPEAVGPALKRYLRKEVLLKGFSPGGIDCFVRKHHRDPTMATAVLESLQSNTALLGLCHIPVFCWIVSKCYKELLGFGEGDCSPQTITDVYLMILQHFFQRRAFQRNPLGIGWVQEHQDTALHLGKLAMEGLGASCYVFTGTELQKCGVTEEDICMGFLLHSKDLSSSTNCKHYEFLHVTMQCFFAALYIVLNNNSDRSTIPKLFLPQDRQQQPGLRRACLGHCLTQQKGALKVAATAAETPNLQITATFVSGLLSHRHRSLLLLSCPGPTLDRKSKQVLTCLSKGMQKHFKSIPRPVEGEKKSMHAMPGFVWLIKCIHEMQDSRIARDTMAKLEVEHLKLTYCNIGPVECTALAYVLQHLRNPVGLQLDYNYVGDVGVEQLLPCLHVCHSLYLRHNNISDEGIRKLIEKGIQCERFQKIALFNNKLTDACTEYFAHLLKMKQNFLSLRLGNNNITAAGAGQLAEGLRFNRSLQFLGLWGNKIGDKGAEAIANALKDSQTLVWLSLVDNGVGSAGACALAPLIKNSTLEELWLTKNCITRSGVECLILALESNTSVKAVWLRGNELSPEEVEEMTQREPRLTF from the exons ATGAGTGCCCGGCAGCTGGTCCTGAGGCAGAGAGCGGAGCTGCTGCATGCCCTGTGCTGTGGTGGCTCTTCTGAGGGTCTGGACAGTGTATTGGACATACTCCTGTCCTGGGGCATGCTGTTCTGGGAGGACTACCAGAATGTACGGGTACCAGGCCGGGCTTTGTGTGCCAACACCAGGGAGCTACTAGATCTGGTGTACACCAAGGGAGATGAAGCCTGTCGGCTGCTCCTGGCTGCTTTCAAACAG GTCCTCCCTGAGGCCCAAAGAGCTGGCCTCTCTTTTGGAAACGGTTGTACTGCGGATCTAGATGATACAAGAGAAGATACAAAAGAACTCCATGGTACAGCTATCCAGACCCTCCAGACAGACAGGCCTGGTCTGGTGAGGAAGCTAAGGGACCGTATTGAAGGAGCTCTGGAGGTCCTGCTGGATACTGGCAGCTTTACGCCATCTGATTGCGATGAAGTGCAGCTACCTGTGTACACCCCCTCACAACAG GCAAGACGTCTACTGGACCAGGTCAGATCGAAGGGGGAGCTTGCAGCAAAGGTCCTACTGCAATACTTTCAGCAAACAGAGGACCATCCTTCACCATCTAACCAAGAGGCTC ATTTGTGTGCTGCTGCAGAGTGCTTGTCCTATCAGAAGAAGCTGCGCAGCACTGTGTCGGCCCAGTCCCATTTCCTCAGCACATATGGAGGAACCAGCAGTCTGTCTCTAGAAGACATCTACACAGAGGGTCAGCTGGAGCTTGCCCAGGGTGGCAGTGAGGCCCAGCCCCAGACTGGTGCTCTGGGGCTGGAGGATGTGGTGGGCCTGGTGGGCACCCTGAACCAGGAGGCTGACACCGTGCTAGTCTCCGGGGAGGCAGGCAGTGGGAAGAGCACCCTTCTCCAGAGGTTGCACCTCCTCTGGGCCAGGGGGGAGGCTCTACATgacttcttcctcctcttccccttcagCTGCCGCAGGCTGAGCTCGGAGCAGAGGGAGTTGTCTCTCAGAGAGCTGCTGTTCCTGCACTGCTGCTGGCCGGACGGGGACCAGGACCGAATCTTCCAGTTCATCCAGGACCATCCGCACCTCATCCTCTTCACCTTCGACGGCCTGGACGAGCTCAAGCAGAGCTTCTCGGACTCAGAGCAGAGGCACTGCTGCCCCACCCAGTGTGCCCCCATCCCCACCCTGCTCTTCAACCTGCTGCAGGGATCCCTCATGAAGGGGGTGAGGAAG GTGGTGACCAGCCGGCCGGAGGCGGTGGGTCCCGCCCTGAAGAGGTACCTTCGCAAGGAAGTCCTCTTGAAAGGCTTCTCGCCTGGTGGGATCGACTGCTTCGTGAGGAAGCATCATCGCGACCCGACTATGGCCACGGCAGTCCTGGAGTCTCTACAAAGCAACACAGCTCTACTGGGCCTGTGTCACATCCCGGTTTTCTGCTGGATTGTGTCCAAGTGTTATAAGGAGCTGCTGGGCTTTGGAGAGGGAGACTGCAGTCCCCAGACCATCACAGATGTTTACCTCATGATCCTGCAGCACTTCTTCCAGCGCCGGGCCTTTCAGAGGAATCCCCTGGGGATAGGCTGGGTGCAAGAGCACCAGGATACGGCCCTGCATCTGGGGAAGCTAGCCATGGAGGGCCTGGGGGCCTCTTGTTACGTCTTCACAGGCACAGAGCTTCAGAAGTGTGGGGTGACCGAGGAAGATATCTGCATGGGGTTCCTCCTCCATAGTAAagacctctcctcctccactaacTGCAAACACTATGAGTTCCTGCACGTTACCATGCAGTGCTTCTTTGCTGCTCTCTACATTGTCCTGAACAATAACTCGGACCGCTCCACCATCCCTAAGCTCTTTCTGCCCCAGGACAGGCAGCAACAGCCAGGCTTACGCAGGGCTTGTCTGGGGCACTGCTTGACCCAGCAAAAAGGGGCCTTGAAGGTGGCCGCTACGGCAGCAGAGACCCCCAACCTCCAGATAACAGCCACCTTTGTGTCTGGGCTCTTGTCTCATCGCCACCGTAGCctgctgctcctctcctgccctgGGCCCACTCTGGACAGGAAGTCCAAGCAGGTGTTGACGTGCCTGTCCAAAGGCATGCAGAAGCACTTTAAATCCATCCCTCGGCCCGTGGAGGGGGAGAAGAAAAGCATGCACGCCATGCCAGGCTTCGTGTGGCTCATCAAGTGCATCCATGAGATGCAGGACAGCAGGATCGCCAGAGACACTATGGCTAAGCTAGAGGTAGAACACCTGAAGCTGACCTATTGTAACATAGGCCCTGTGGAGTGTACTGCACTGGCCTACGTGCTCCAACACCTTAGGAACCCTGTGGGGCTTCAGCTAGACTACAACTACGTAGGAGATGTTGGGGTGGAGCAGCTGCTGCCTTGCCTGCATGTCTGCCACTCTCTATA CCTGAGACACAATAACATATCAGATGAGGGAATCCGTAAATTGATTGAAAAAGGCATCCAGTGTGAGCGCTTTCAGAAGATTGC GCTCTTCAACAACAAGCTAACTGATGCCTGCACAGAGTACTTCGCTCACCTCCTGAAGATGAAGCAGAATTTTCTCTCTCTAAG GCTGGGAAACAATAACATCACAGCAGCAGGGGCAGGGCAACTGGCGGAGGGACTGAGGTTCAATCGGTCACTACAGTTCTTGGG GCTTTGGGGAAATAAAATAGGTGATAAAGGTGCGGAGGCCATTGCCAATGCTCTAAAGGACAGCCAAACCTTGGTGTGGCTCAG CCTGGTAGACAATGGTGTTGGCAGTGCAGGAGCATGTGCCCTTGCCCCACTCATCAAGAACAGTACGCTAGAGGAGCTGTG GTTAACCAAAAACTGCATCACAAGATCAGGTGTGGAGTGTCTAATACTGGCTCTTGAAAGCAACACTAGTGTGAAGGCAGTGTG GTTGAGAGGTAATGAGCTCAGCccagaagaggtggaggagatgACACAGCGAGAACCCCGGCTTACATTCTGA